The Cupriavidus sp. EM10 genome includes a region encoding these proteins:
- a CDS encoding MgtC/SapB family protein, with the protein MEALQNINPQSLLDTAISLAAAFILGGMIGFERQYRQRTAGLRTNVLVAVGAAIFVDLANHIAGHDGAVRVIAYVVSGIGFLGAGVIMREEGNVRGLNTAATLWCSAAVGACAGADMIAEAAIAALFILAANTLLRPVVDRINRQPLHTTAVEVTHTVHVITARDYQKTAMRLLEEALEAAQYPTRDLEVRAFGEQDVEIEAALVATSVDGDVLDQIVGRLGGTSVVSQAFWSASTTE; encoded by the coding sequence CTGGAAGCCCTGCAGAACATCAATCCGCAATCGCTGCTCGATACCGCCATCAGCCTGGCCGCCGCGTTCATCCTGGGCGGCATGATCGGCTTCGAGCGGCAGTATCGCCAGCGCACGGCCGGCCTGCGCACCAACGTGCTGGTGGCGGTGGGCGCGGCGATCTTCGTCGACCTGGCCAACCATATCGCGGGGCATGACGGCGCGGTGCGCGTGATCGCCTACGTGGTATCGGGCATCGGCTTCCTGGGCGCCGGCGTGATCATGCGCGAGGAAGGCAATGTGCGCGGGCTCAATACGGCCGCCACGCTGTGGTGCTCGGCGGCAGTGGGCGCCTGCGCCGGCGCCGACATGATCGCGGAAGCCGCCATTGCCGCGCTGTTCATCCTGGCCGCCAACACGCTGCTGCGGCCAGTGGTGGACCGCATCAACCGCCAGCCGCTGCACACCACGGCGGTGGAGGTCACACACACCGTCCACGTGATTACGGCCCGCGATTATCAGAAAACGGCGATGCGTTTGCTGGAAGAAGCGCTGGAAGCGGCCCAGTACCCGACGCGCGACCTGGAAGTGCGCGCGTTCGGCGAGCAGGATGTGGAAATCGAAGCGGCGCTGGTCGCGACATCGGTGGACGGCGACGTGCTCGACCAGATCGTCGGCCGCCTGGGCGGCACCAGCGTGGTCAGCCAGGCGTTCTGGAGCGCGAGCACGACGGAGTAA
- a CDS encoding gamma-glutamyltransferase family protein yields the protein MFTTRPEIVGTFGVAASTHWLATQTAMGVLERGGNAFDAAVAAGFVLQVVEPHLNGPGGEVPILFWSEKDRAVRSVCGQGPAPALADPEALRKQGMELMPGIGLMPATVPGAFGAWLTMLRDHGTWSLADVLEPAIGYARNGFPLVPRISQAILAVQQLFRDEWHSSADTWLPDGKVPRPGALHTLPVLADTYTRIVETAVSQSDSREGQIDAAMQCWYRGFVAEAIDAYCRTTPVRDTTGEKHTGLLRYDDLAGWKPTVEAPVTLDYGRYTVAKCDIWSQGPMFLQQLGMLRHAGLENHVPTSPEFVHTIAEAAKLAMADRTAWFGDPLFEDSQLGALLNPHYLAARAALIGDRAALTMQPGALKGKAARMPDLTVADRTLAVADTRFGIGEPTFAALPPVSEWAEREVFVGDTCHIDVIDRHGNMVAATPSGGWLSSSPTIPALGFALNTRLQMTWLEPGLPNTLAPGKRPCTTLSPSLCLRDGEPHMVFGTPGGDQQDQWSLAFFMRHAVHGMNLQEAIDAPAWHIDHFPQSFWPRQTTLNRLTVESRFPAATIEALRARGHEVRVGEDWSEGRMSACTRERDVKGRLVLRAGANARGMQGYAVGR from the coding sequence ATGTTCACGACACGCCCCGAGATCGTCGGCACGTTTGGCGTTGCCGCATCCACCCACTGGCTGGCCACGCAAACGGCCATGGGCGTGCTGGAACGCGGGGGCAATGCCTTCGATGCCGCCGTGGCAGCCGGCTTTGTGCTGCAGGTGGTGGAACCGCACCTAAATGGCCCCGGCGGCGAGGTGCCGATCCTGTTCTGGAGCGAGAAGGACCGCGCGGTCCGTTCGGTCTGCGGCCAAGGCCCGGCCCCGGCGCTGGCCGATCCCGAGGCGCTGCGCAAGCAGGGCATGGAGCTGATGCCGGGCATCGGCCTGATGCCCGCCACGGTGCCCGGCGCATTCGGCGCATGGCTGACCATGCTGCGCGATCACGGCACGTGGTCGCTGGCCGACGTGCTGGAACCGGCCATCGGCTATGCGCGCAATGGCTTCCCGCTGGTGCCGCGCATCTCGCAGGCCATCCTGGCCGTGCAGCAGCTGTTCCGCGACGAATGGCACAGCTCGGCCGATACCTGGCTGCCCGATGGCAAGGTGCCGCGCCCCGGCGCGCTGCACACGCTGCCGGTGCTGGCCGATACCTACACGCGCATCGTCGAGACGGCCGTGAGCCAGAGCGACAGCCGCGAAGGCCAGATCGATGCGGCGATGCAATGCTGGTATCGCGGCTTCGTGGCCGAGGCCATCGACGCATACTGCCGCACCACCCCCGTGCGCGACACCACGGGCGAAAAGCACACGGGCCTGCTGCGCTACGACGACCTGGCCGGCTGGAAGCCCACCGTCGAGGCGCCGGTCACGCTCGACTACGGCCGCTACACCGTGGCCAAGTGCGATATCTGGAGCCAGGGCCCGATGTTCCTGCAGCAGCTTGGCATGCTGCGCCATGCCGGGCTGGAAAACCACGTGCCGACGTCGCCCGAATTCGTCCACACGATCGCCGAGGCCGCCAAGCTGGCGATGGCCGACCGCACGGCCTGGTTTGGCGATCCGTTGTTCGAGGATAGCCAGCTGGGCGCGCTGCTGAATCCGCACTACCTTGCCGCGCGTGCCGCGCTGATCGGCGACCGGGCGGCGCTGACGATGCAGCCGGGCGCGCTCAAGGGCAAGGCGGCGCGCATGCCGGACCTGACCGTGGCGGACCGCACGCTGGCCGTGGCCGATACCCGCTTCGGCATCGGCGAGCCCACGTTCGCGGCGCTGCCACCGGTCAGCGAATGGGCCGAGCGCGAGGTCTTTGTCGGCGATACCTGCCATATCGACGTGATCGACCGCCACGGCAACATGGTGGCGGCCACGCCGTCGGGTGGCTGGCTGTCGTCCAGCCCCACCATTCCGGCGCTGGGTTTCGCGCTGAACACGCGCCTGCAGATGACCTGGCTGGAGCCGGGCCTGCCCAATACGCTGGCACCGGGCAAGCGCCCGTGCACCACGTTGTCGCCATCGCTGTGCCTGCGCGACGGCGAGCCGCACATGGTGTTCGGCACGCCCGGCGGCGACCAGCAGGATCAATGGTCGCTGGCCTTCTTCATGCGCCACGCCGTGCACGGCATGAACCTGCAGGAAGCCATCGACGCGCCGGCCTGGCATATCGACCATTTCCCGCAGTCGTTCTGGCCGCGCCAGACCACGCTGAACCGCCTTACCGTCGAGTCTCGCTTCCCGGCTGCCACCATCGAAGCGCTGCGCGCACGCGGGCATGAAGTTCGCGTAGGCGAAGACTGGTCCGAGGGCCGCATGTCGGCCTGCACGCGGGAACGCGACGTCAAGGGCCGGCTGGTGCTGCGCGCGGGGGCCAATGCGCGCGGCATGCAGGGTTACGCAGTGGGCCGCTGA
- a CDS encoding LysR substrate-binding domain-containing protein, translating to MPIATDKLLHQIVSRLRLRHLPLLLALERQRSVSRVAAEMNLSQPAVTKALREIEDIFMTPLFTRTRNGLEPTATGAAVLSHARMTMADAEALGRQLAVIEAGRRGRLRLGVIPYTARAVLDAALAYGLNQQPRVSVLVREGTTDELVGALRQHELDCVIARSFYLAGEDIAQEPLYREEPVLVVPSRAKARLSRGELDWKRLAELDWILPPPHTPVRRTINTMFAVAGVAPPLPIVETYSIKPMATLLRSQPDTITIVPRAVAAELIELGDAAALPFSLSWDLPSVGVMWRRETEENELVMPLVAALKAAV from the coding sequence ATGCCGATTGCCACCGACAAGCTGTTGCACCAGATCGTGTCGCGCCTGCGCCTGCGCCATTTGCCGCTGCTGCTGGCGCTGGAGCGGCAGCGGTCCGTATCGCGCGTGGCGGCCGAGATGAACCTGTCCCAGCCGGCCGTGACCAAGGCGCTGCGCGAGATCGAGGACATCTTCATGACGCCGCTGTTCACGCGCACCCGCAACGGGCTGGAGCCCACGGCCACCGGCGCGGCGGTGCTGAGCCATGCGCGCATGACAATGGCCGACGCCGAGGCGCTGGGTCGGCAACTGGCAGTGATCGAGGCCGGCCGACGCGGACGGCTGCGGCTGGGCGTGATCCCCTATACGGCCCGCGCAGTGCTGGATGCCGCGCTGGCCTACGGGCTGAACCAGCAGCCGCGTGTGTCGGTGCTGGTGCGCGAAGGCACCACCGACGAACTGGTCGGCGCGCTGCGCCAGCACGAACTCGATTGCGTGATCGCGCGCTCGTTCTACCTGGCCGGCGAAGATATCGCGCAAGAGCCGCTGTACCGGGAAGAGCCCGTGCTCGTGGTACCTTCGCGGGCCAAGGCGCGGCTGTCGCGCGGCGAACTCGACTGGAAACGGCTGGCCGAACTCGACTGGATCCTGCCGCCACCCCATACGCCGGTACGCCGCACCATCAACACGATGTTCGCGGTGGCCGGCGTGGCGCCGCCACTGCCGATCGTCGAAACCTATTCGATCAAGCCGATGGCCACGCTGCTGCGCAGCCAGCCCGACACCATCACCATCGTGCCGCGCGCCGTGGCTGCGGAGCTGATCGAACTGGGGGATGCGGCGGCACTGCCGTTTTCGTTGAGCTGGGATCTGCCGTCGGTGGGCGTGATGTGGCGGCGCGAGACGGAAGAGAACGAGCTGGTGATGCCGCTGGTGGCGGCGTTGAAGGCGGCGGTTTGA
- a CDS encoding YnfA family protein, with protein MKTVALYLLTALAEILGCYLPYLWLRQNASAWLLIPAAASLAAFAWLLTLHPDASGRVYAAYGGIYIAVAIVWLWLVDGVRPSVWDMTGVTIAIAGMAVIVFQPR; from the coding sequence ATGAAAACCGTAGCCCTCTACCTCCTAACCGCCCTGGCCGAAATCCTCGGCTGCTACCTGCCCTATCTCTGGCTGCGCCAGAACGCCAGCGCATGGCTCCTCATCCCCGCCGCCGCCTCGCTGGCCGCCTTCGCCTGGCTGCTGACGTTGCATCCCGACGCTTCCGGTCGGGTCTATGCCGCCTACGGCGGTATCTATATAGCAGTGGCCATTGTCTGGCTCTGGCTGGTGGACGGCGTCCGGCCCAGCGTCTGGGATATGACAGGTGTCACAATCGCCATCGCGGGTATGGCTGTAATCGTGTTTCAGCCCCGGTAG
- a CDS encoding pilin — protein MKKARMGIHQRVQKGFTLIELMIVVAIIGILAAIAIPQYQDYVAKSQVARAVSELSAYKTAMEDKTNRGDFVYTDLGTVGYVRSNFTTADATFTMANTGVGSITETLNGAVNSAISGGVITISRQADGTWGCGIDAKGKGTFKAVYAPAGCIFTP, from the coding sequence ATGAAAAAAGCACGGATGGGAATCCACCAACGGGTCCAGAAGGGTTTCACGCTGATCGAACTGATGATCGTGGTCGCGATCATCGGTATCCTGGCTGCTATCGCGATTCCGCAATATCAGGATTACGTGGCGAAGTCGCAGGTTGCCCGTGCCGTGAGCGAACTGTCGGCGTACAAGACAGCAATGGAAGACAAAACGAACCGCGGCGACTTTGTCTACACGGATCTCGGCACCGTCGGCTACGTTCGCTCCAACTTCACCACCGCTGACGCAACCTTCACAATGGCCAATACCGGCGTTGGTTCGATTACGGAAACGCTGAATGGCGCTGTCAACTCGGCAATCTCCGGTGGCGTGATCACCATCAGCCGACAAGCGGACGGTACGTGGGGCTGCGGCATTGACGCCAAAGGCAAGGGCACGTTCAAGGCAGTTTATGCTCCTGCTGGCTGCATCTTCACGCCCTGA
- a CDS encoding tripartite tricarboxylate transporter substrate-binding protein, with protein MNRRQWLATAGAAAGAAALGGVTGRVAMAAAPYPSRPIRLIVPFIAGTAPDSIARTISAELSPVLGQPLVVENIGGAGGIIGARALKRAEPDGYTLGILANQHVINVHLYKEQPYDAAKDFTAISALSGGPVVLAVPASSPFKTARELIDAMKQKPGALNYGSGGKGSVSHLAVESLLHQNHVEAVHIPYKGASEILTSMLSGQTQFGMPVMSTAAPFLRNGQIRALAVSSATRTVYFPKVPTLAESLPPGFVLDNWSGLFAPAGLPAPMAKRLFDAVVALQNSGKLDATMKANAGELRKSDSPDQFTRMVAADNARYGKLIGEIGMRGEAG; from the coding sequence ATGAATCGTCGTCAATGGCTTGCCACGGCAGGCGCCGCGGCCGGTGCCGCCGCATTGGGTGGCGTGACGGGCCGCGTGGCCATGGCCGCCGCGCCATATCCGTCGCGCCCGATCCGGCTGATCGTGCCGTTTATCGCGGGCACCGCGCCCGATTCCATCGCCCGCACCATCTCGGCCGAACTGTCGCCGGTGCTGGGGCAGCCGCTGGTGGTGGAGAACATCGGCGGCGCCGGCGGCATCATCGGCGCGCGGGCGCTGAAGCGCGCCGAGCCCGATGGCTACACGCTGGGCATCCTGGCCAACCAGCACGTCATCAACGTCCACCTGTACAAGGAGCAGCCGTACGACGCCGCCAAGGACTTCACGGCCATCTCGGCCCTGTCAGGCGGCCCGGTGGTGCTGGCCGTGCCGGCATCGTCGCCATTCAAGACGGCCCGCGAGCTGATCGACGCGATGAAGCAGAAGCCCGGCGCGCTGAACTACGGCTCGGGCGGCAAGGGCAGCGTGTCGCATCTGGCCGTGGAGTCGTTGCTGCACCAGAACCACGTCGAGGCAGTGCACATCCCGTACAAGGGCGCCAGCGAGATCCTGACGTCGATGCTGAGCGGCCAGACGCAATTCGGCATGCCCGTGATGTCGACAGCGGCGCCGTTCCTGCGCAACGGACAAATCCGCGCGCTGGCCGTGTCGTCGGCCACGCGGACGGTCTACTTCCCGAAGGTGCCGACACTGGCGGAATCGCTGCCGCCGGGCTTTGTGCTCGATAACTGGAGCGGCCTGTTTGCCCCGGCTGGGCTGCCGGCGCCAATGGCGAAACGGCTATTCGACGCGGTGGTCGCGCTGCAGAACAGCGGCAAGCTCGATGCGACGATGAAGGCGAATGCGGGGGAGCTTCGGAAAAGCGACTCGCCGGATCAGTTCACGCGCATGGTGGCGGCGGATAACGCCAGGTACGGGAAGCTGATTGGGGAGATTGGGATGCGGGGGGAGGCGGGGTGA
- a CDS encoding acyl-CoA dehydrogenase family protein, protein MFDHLTNPVLIETRAAVQRFIDEELLPLQHELGLGTEDPWPRDVLRNVWRRSSELGLYAACLPVELGGKGLNISEQCALKADLAASGAVLAPHVLGDLGGPPRVGNMLKYATPDQVARYFQPVIRGEKSTCFALTEPHSGSDAQSIRTSAVVDGDDLVINGEKHYISGAPFADFAIVMCVTDATTSPPSITAVLVDLDLPGVTVSTEYVPMSGQHIDADIRFENVRVPRANIFGGEGRGFKLGMSRINVNRLLHCPSMLGLATRAYQASVEYAGQRRQFGGPIARFQAIQHMLADMAAALWACESMIAQTALLADAGADLRMKAAACKLFVSERCFEVADKAVQIHGNLGVTRGHPVEQTWRKLRMFRIFTGTSEIQRNTIAKAILDPAGA, encoded by the coding sequence ATGTTCGACCATCTGACCAATCCCGTGCTGATCGAGACGCGCGCGGCCGTGCAGCGCTTTATCGACGAGGAACTGCTGCCGCTGCAGCACGAGCTGGGCCTGGGTACCGAAGACCCGTGGCCGCGCGACGTGCTGCGCAACGTCTGGCGCCGCTCCAGCGAACTCGGACTGTACGCGGCCTGCCTGCCCGTGGAACTGGGCGGCAAGGGCCTCAATATCTCCGAGCAGTGCGCGTTGAAGGCCGATCTGGCCGCCAGCGGTGCGGTGCTGGCCCCGCATGTGCTGGGCGACCTGGGCGGCCCGCCGCGCGTGGGCAACATGCTCAAGTACGCCACGCCAGACCAGGTGGCGCGCTACTTCCAGCCGGTGATCCGGGGCGAGAAATCTACCTGCTTCGCGCTGACCGAGCCGCATTCGGGGTCCGATGCGCAGAGCATCCGCACCAGCGCGGTGGTGGACGGCGACGACCTGGTGATCAACGGCGAGAAGCACTACATCAGCGGCGCGCCGTTCGCGGACTTTGCCATCGTGATGTGCGTGACGGACGCCACGACCTCTCCACCGTCGATCACGGCCGTGCTGGTCGATCTGGACCTGCCCGGCGTGACCGTCAGCACGGAGTACGTGCCGATGTCGGGACAGCATATCGACGCCGACATCCGCTTCGAAAACGTGCGCGTGCCGCGCGCCAATATCTTTGGCGGCGAGGGCCGGGGCTTCAAGCTGGGCATGTCGCGCATCAACGTGAACCGGCTGCTGCATTGCCCGTCGATGCTGGGGCTGGCCACGCGCGCCTACCAGGCATCGGTGGAGTATGCGGGCCAGCGGCGCCAGTTCGGCGGGCCGATTGCGCGCTTCCAGGCCATCCAGCATATGCTGGCCGACATGGCGGCGGCGCTGTGGGCCTGCGAAAGCATGATCGCCCAGACCGCGCTGCTGGCCGACGCCGGGGCCGACCTGCGCATGAAGGCGGCCGCGTGCAAGCTGTTCGTGTCGGAGCGCTGCTTCGAGGTGGCGGACAAGGCCGTGCAGATCCACGGCAACCTGGGCGTCACGCGCGGGCATCCCGTCGAGCAAACCTGGCGCAAGCTGCGCATGTTCCGCATCTTCACGGGCACCAGCGAAATTCAGCGAAATACGATTGCCAAGGCCATCCTGGACCCGGCCGGGGCCTGA
- a CDS encoding AMP-binding protein, whose translation MTFAYFLRRAARYWGDNPAVLYRDRVLTYRQLDERSTRLANALLALGLRKGDRVAIQSRNCPQIVEIECALYKAGLVKAALNPRFTANEASDVVENCTPRVMIAGPGYTGYSSDTRGFGCVEHFIAIAGAEGAHDTYGAYESLIESGANSEIDYVPQPDDLAVLHFSSGSTGKIKAAMQSYGNRLASMRKMILTMDRPARPGDRLALIGPVTHASGMLMQPYLFLGATLVLFEKFEPAGFLADVARLKLTHVFMVPAMINMLLAEPTLATADLSSLKTLAYGAAPMAPARIREAWERIGPILSQGYGASESTSGVTRLSTADHALAMAGKPERLASCGRALGETEVRVVNERGEEVSGDEIGELVIRGADVFQGYWGEPDLTREVLIDGWLHTGDLARVDADGYLYLVDRKKDMIISGGFNVYPTEVEATLYQHPDVMEACVISVPDDTWGESVKAVVALWPGRQASAAELIGHCRARIADYKSPRSVDFVAELPKNASGKLARKLVREQYWLGASRRVN comes from the coding sequence ATGACATTCGCCTACTTTCTCAGGCGTGCGGCGCGCTATTGGGGCGACAACCCCGCCGTGCTGTACCGCGACCGCGTGCTGACCTACCGCCAGCTGGATGAACGGTCGACGCGGCTGGCCAACGCGCTGCTGGCGCTGGGCCTGCGGAAGGGCGACCGCGTGGCCATCCAGTCGCGCAACTGCCCGCAGATCGTCGAGATCGAATGCGCGCTGTACAAGGCCGGATTGGTGAAGGCGGCGCTGAACCCGCGCTTTACGGCCAACGAGGCATCGGACGTGGTCGAGAACTGCACGCCGCGCGTGATGATCGCCGGGCCGGGCTACACCGGATATTCGAGCGACACACGCGGATTTGGCTGCGTCGAGCATTTCATTGCCATCGCGGGCGCGGAAGGCGCCCATGACACATATGGGGCCTACGAATCGCTGATCGAAAGCGGTGCCAATTCGGAAATCGACTATGTGCCACAGCCGGATGACCTGGCCGTGCTGCATTTTTCGTCGGGCTCCACGGGCAAGATCAAGGCTGCCATGCAGAGCTACGGCAACCGGCTGGCGTCGATGCGCAAGATGATCCTGACCATGGATCGCCCCGCGCGCCCCGGCGACCGCCTGGCGTTGATCGGCCCGGTCACGCATGCGTCCGGCATGCTGATGCAGCCTTATCTGTTCCTGGGCGCCACGCTGGTGCTGTTCGAGAAATTCGAGCCGGCCGGCTTCCTGGCCGATGTGGCGCGGCTGAAGCTGACCCACGTGTTCATGGTGCCCGCCATGATCAACATGCTGCTGGCCGAGCCGACGCTGGCCACGGCAGATTTGAGCAGCCTCAAGACGCTGGCCTACGGCGCCGCGCCGATGGCCCCGGCGCGCATCCGCGAGGCATGGGAGCGGATCGGGCCGATCCTGTCGCAAGGCTATGGGGCCAGCGAATCGACCTCGGGCGTTACGCGGCTATCCACGGCCGACCATGCCTTGGCGATGGCAGGCAAGCCCGAGCGGCTGGCATCGTGCGGCCGCGCGCTGGGCGAGACCGAAGTACGCGTGGTCAACGAGCGCGGCGAGGAAGTCAGCGGCGACGAAATTGGCGAACTTGTGATCCGTGGCGCCGATGTGTTCCAGGGCTACTGGGGCGAGCCCGACCTGACGCGCGAAGTGCTGATCGACGGCTGGCTGCACACGGGCGACCTGGCGCGCGTGGATGCCGACGGCTACCTGTATCTGGTCGACCGCAAGAAGGACATGATTATCTCGGGCGGCTTCAACGTGTATCCGACCGAGGTGGAAGCCACGCTGTACCAGCATCCCGACGTGATGGAAGCCTGCGTAATCAGCGTGCCCGACGATACCTGGGGCGAGAGCGTCAAGGCCGTGGTGGCGCTGTGGCCGGGCCGGCAGGCCAGCGCGGCCGAGCTGATCGGCCATTGCCGCGCGCGCATTGCCGACTACAAGTCGCCGCGTTCGGTCGATTTCGTCGCCGAACTGCCCAAGAACGCCAGCGGCAAGCTGGCGCGCAAGCTGGTGCGCGAGCAGTACTGGCTCGGCGCCAGCCGCCGCGTGAACTGA
- a CDS encoding LysR family transcriptional regulator, translated as METRDLEYVLAVGTHGGIGRAAEALGMTQPALTKAIQRVEAQLGVPLFERTTLGMRVTQAGAVFLERARRIRLEYDDAIKEMRGIQTGEQGLLRLGYSPSMPNALVLGACQQLLRERPVARLRLTMRVARELMDQVQAGELDLAVAPLPRHANPALATRELFTDRLAVVADENHPLQRRRDLTLADLVGQHWLLPTGHVLIRQQIDSAFASAGLPAPMLRVETDFGSATLFDLVRGTEMLCIAGSTTNSKRLGLRPIALRADALDLGRRVGVMTRAGAYLSPLAQRMIDILEAHVE; from the coding sequence ATGGAGACACGTGATCTGGAGTACGTACTGGCCGTGGGCACCCACGGCGGCATCGGCCGCGCGGCCGAAGCGCTGGGGATGACCCAGCCGGCGCTGACCAAGGCCATCCAGCGGGTGGAGGCGCAACTGGGCGTGCCGCTGTTCGAGCGCACCACGCTGGGCATGCGCGTGACGCAGGCCGGCGCGGTGTTCCTGGAGCGGGCGCGCCGCATCCGGCTGGAGTACGACGATGCCATCAAGGAAATGCGCGGCATCCAGACTGGCGAGCAGGGCCTGCTGCGGCTCGGCTATTCGCCATCGATGCCAAACGCGCTGGTACTGGGCGCCTGCCAGCAGTTGCTGCGCGAGCGGCCGGTGGCACGCCTGCGGCTGACCATGCGGGTGGCGCGCGAGCTGATGGACCAGGTGCAGGCCGGCGAACTGGACCTGGCCGTCGCCCCGCTGCCGCGCCACGCCAATCCGGCGCTGGCCACGCGCGAACTGTTCACCGACCGGCTGGCCGTGGTGGCCGATGAAAACCATCCGCTGCAGCGCCGGCGCGACCTGACGCTGGCCGATCTGGTAGGCCAGCACTGGCTGCTACCGACGGGGCACGTGCTGATCCGCCAGCAGATCGACAGCGCCTTTGCCAGCGCGGGATTGCCGGCGCCGATGCTGCGCGTGGAGACGGATTTCGGCAGTGCCACATTGTTCGACCTGGTACGCGGCACCGAGATGCTGTGTATCGCCGGATCGACCACCAACAGCAAGCGGCTGGGGTTGCGGCCAATCGCCCTGCGCGCGGATGCGCTGGACCTGGGCCGCCGCGTGGGCGTCATGACGCGCGCCGGGGCCTACCTGTCACCGCTGGCGCAGCGGATGATCGACATCCTCGAAGCCCACGTGGAATAG
- a CDS encoding c-type cytochrome, protein MKSAVALVLALSIAQTAQAADIDKGRELFNTRCASCHHVGPSARAAFGPQLNAVFGRKAGGTDDYRYSDAMKASTVVWNDDTLRAFLQSPGKVVPGTRMRFWGMSNARQLDDLLAYLRTFQSQP, encoded by the coding sequence ATGAAGTCCGCTGTAGCGTTAGTCCTCGCACTCTCCATCGCCCAAACCGCCCAGGCCGCCGACATCGACAAGGGCCGCGAACTCTTCAACACCCGCTGCGCATCCTGCCATCACGTCGGCCCGTCGGCGCGCGCCGCGTTCGGGCCGCAACTGAACGCCGTGTTCGGCCGCAAGGCTGGCGGCACCGACGACTACCGCTATTCCGATGCCATGAAGGCGTCCACCGTGGTGTGGAATGACGACACGCTGCGCGCCTTCCTCCAGTCCCCCGGCAAGGTCGTGCCCGGCACCAGGATGCGTTTCTGGGGCATGAGCAACGCGCGCCAGCTCGACGACCTGCTGGCATACCTGCGCACGTTCCAGTCCCAGCCGTAG
- a CDS encoding VOC family protein, which translates to MTLAIERIDHIVLNVKDVEASVVWYEQVLGMQREDFDSRTGKRVSVKFGQQKINLRPVGEDTVAWFTGVHPTSGSDDLCFITKMPPQEVIAHLLAHKVAVEVGPVQRTGALGPMTSVYCRDPDGNLIEVASYPV; encoded by the coding sequence ATGACGCTAGCGATCGAACGCATTGACCATATCGTGCTCAACGTGAAGGACGTGGAGGCCAGCGTGGTCTGGTACGAACAGGTGCTGGGCATGCAGCGCGAGGATTTCGATTCGCGCACCGGCAAGCGCGTATCGGTCAAGTTCGGCCAGCAGAAGATCAACCTGCGCCCGGTCGGCGAAGACACCGTGGCATGGTTCACCGGCGTGCATCCGACGTCCGGCAGCGACGACCTGTGCTTCATCACGAAAATGCCGCCGCAGGAGGTGATCGCACATTTACTGGCGCACAAGGTGGCCGTGGAAGTGGGGCCGGTGCAACGCACGGGGGCGCTGGGACCGATGACGTCGGTGTATTGCCGGGATCCGGATGGCAATTTGATCGAGGTGGCGAGTTATCCGGTTTGA